One segment of Phaeacidiphilus oryzae TH49 DNA contains the following:
- a CDS encoding catalase has translation MAQARKTLTTESGAPVADNQNSAAAGIGGPLLLQDQHLLEKLARFNRERIPERVVHARGSGAYGFFEVTEDVTDYTSAAFLGTVGKRTEVFARFSTVAGSLGAGDAVRDPRGFALKFYTEEGNYDLVGNNTPVFFIKDPLKFPDFIHSQKRDPHTGMTEADNVFDFWAHSPEATHQVTWLFGDRGIPASYRHMNGYGSHTYQWTAEDGRAYWVKYHFKTNQGIRCLDEAQAAELAGRDPDSHQRDLHQAIERGVFPSWTLYVQLMPVEEAADYRFNPFDLTKVWPHGDYPLVKVGRLVLDRNPENVFAEVEQAAFSPNNFVPGIGPSPDKMLQGRLFAYADAHRYRLGVNHTQLRVNAPRATEAHNYGRDGLMAVNAGGRAKNYEPNSYGGPVETGRPLSAPTAVEGHTGTHEAPAHSKDDDFYQAGELYRLMSAAERQRLVDNLAGALAGVEREDVVEKVIGHFRAADAEYGRRVAKAVAERREEADSD, from the coding sequence ATGGCGCAAGCCCGCAAGACGCTGACGACCGAGTCCGGCGCACCCGTCGCCGACAACCAGAACTCCGCCGCCGCCGGCATCGGCGGCCCGCTGCTCCTCCAGGACCAGCACCTGCTGGAGAAGCTGGCCCGGTTCAACCGGGAGCGGATCCCGGAGCGGGTGGTGCACGCCCGCGGCTCCGGGGCGTACGGCTTCTTCGAGGTGACCGAGGACGTCACCGACTACACCAGCGCCGCCTTCCTGGGCACTGTGGGGAAGCGGACCGAGGTCTTCGCCCGGTTCTCCACAGTGGCGGGCAGCCTCGGCGCCGGCGACGCGGTGCGCGACCCGCGCGGCTTCGCGCTGAAGTTCTACACCGAGGAGGGCAACTACGACCTCGTCGGCAACAACACCCCGGTCTTCTTCATCAAGGACCCGCTGAAGTTCCCGGACTTCATCCACTCCCAGAAGCGCGACCCCCACACCGGGATGACCGAGGCGGACAACGTCTTCGACTTCTGGGCCCACTCCCCGGAGGCCACCCACCAGGTCACCTGGCTCTTCGGCGACCGCGGCATCCCCGCCTCGTACCGGCACATGAACGGCTACGGCTCGCACACCTACCAGTGGACCGCCGAGGACGGCCGCGCCTACTGGGTGAAGTACCACTTCAAGACCAACCAAGGGATCCGCTGCCTGGACGAGGCCCAGGCCGCCGAGCTGGCCGGCCGGGACCCGGACAGCCACCAGCGAGACCTCCACCAGGCCATCGAGCGCGGGGTGTTCCCGTCCTGGACGCTGTACGTCCAGCTGATGCCGGTGGAGGAGGCGGCGGACTACCGCTTCAACCCGTTCGATCTGACCAAGGTGTGGCCGCACGGCGACTACCCGCTGGTCAAGGTCGGTCGCCTGGTGCTGGACCGGAACCCGGAGAACGTCTTCGCCGAGGTCGAGCAGGCCGCCTTCTCCCCGAACAACTTCGTGCCGGGCATCGGGCCGTCCCCGGACAAGATGCTCCAGGGCCGGCTGTTCGCCTACGCGGACGCCCACCGCTACCGGCTCGGGGTCAACCACACCCAGCTGCGGGTCAACGCCCCGCGGGCGACCGAGGCGCACAACTACGGCCGGGACGGGCTGATGGCCGTCAACGCCGGGGGCCGGGCGAAGAACTACGAACCCAATTCCTACGGCGGCCCGGTGGAGACCGGCCGGCCGCTGTCCGCGCCGACGGCGGTCGAGGGGCACACCGGCACCCACGAGGCGCCCGCGCACAGCAAGGACGACGACTTCTACCAGGCCGGCGAGCTCTACCGGTTGATGTCCGCGGCCGAGCGGCAGCGGCTGGTGGACAACCTGGCCGGGGCGCTGGCCGGGGTGGAGCGCGAGGACGTGGTGGAGAAGGTGATCGGCCACTTCCGGGCCGCCGACGCCGAGTACGGCCGCCGGGTCGCGAAGGCGGTCGCCGAGCGCCGGGAGGAGGCCGACTCCGACTGA
- a CDS encoding IclR family transcriptional regulator, with protein MQRALRLLEIVDRHHEGAPLPVLAADVDLPRETVRRLLNTLEAEGYVHRLDDGCYILGGALALLGQSNREQLVRARLVAKLSSLRDELGAAVYFSRYHDGEVTVDAVVDAPETPRVQEWVDFRASGHASAIGKCLLSQLDVDGRQDHFSRHPPARFTSRTLIDRGALLHSLDRQPATVPTLDLQEYALGTVCAAVPITAGDTVGCLALSLPLDDAYRLRDSAEVLSARAAPVLLALAL; from the coding sequence GTGCAGCGCGCGCTGCGCCTGCTGGAGATCGTCGACCGGCACCACGAGGGGGCGCCCCTACCGGTGCTCGCGGCCGATGTGGACCTCCCGCGCGAAACGGTTCGGCGGCTGCTGAACACCCTTGAGGCGGAGGGCTACGTCCACCGCCTCGACGACGGCTGCTACATCCTCGGCGGCGCGCTGGCCCTGCTCGGGCAGAGCAACCGGGAGCAGCTGGTGCGGGCCCGGCTGGTGGCCAAACTCAGTTCGCTCCGCGACGAGTTGGGGGCGGCCGTGTACTTCAGCCGCTACCACGACGGCGAGGTGACGGTCGACGCGGTGGTCGACGCGCCGGAGACGCCCCGGGTGCAGGAGTGGGTGGACTTCCGGGCCAGCGGGCACGCGTCCGCGATCGGCAAGTGCCTGCTGAGCCAGCTGGACGTGGACGGCAGGCAGGACCACTTCTCCCGGCACCCGCCCGCGCGGTTCACGTCCAGGACGCTGATCGACCGGGGCGCCCTGCTGCACAGCCTGGACCGGCAGCCGGCCACGGTGCCGACGCTGGATCTCCAGGAGTACGCGCTGGGGACGGTCTGCGCTGCGGTGCCGATCACGGCCGGCGACACGGTCGGCTGCCTGGCGCTCTCGCTTCCGCTGGACGACGCCTACCGGCTGCGGGACAGCGCGGAGGTCCTCTCCGCGCGGGCGGCGCCGGTCCTGCTGGCGCTGGCGCTGTAA
- the allB gene encoding allantoinase AllB, translated as MTRQDTVFRSRRAELPDGPRAADVRVRDGRIAEIGGYGALRGAEVQDLGELALLPGLVDTHVHVNEPGRTEWEGFATATRAAAAGGVTTLVDMPLNSLPPTTTVDNLAVKRSAARGQTFVDVGFWGGAIPGNVKDIEPLHEAGVFGFKGFLAPSGVDEFPHLPQPDLEAALAETARVGALAIIHAEDPAVLDAAPQRPGPHYRDFLASRPDDAEAAAVARLLDTARRTGARVHILHVSSAAVLPLLRQAREDGVEVTAETCPHYLTLAAERVPDGDTAYKCCPPIRGEANRDALWAALAAGEFAAIVSDHSPSTPELKLLPRLGGSGDFAQAWGGIASLQVGLPAIWTEARRRGHTLSDVVRWMSSGPAALVGLADRKGALAVGRDADLVAFDPDGELLVQAEELHHRNPVTPYAGATLTGVVRGSWLRGAPIDTADGAEPAGRQLLR; from the coding sequence ATGACCCGTCAGGACACGGTGTTCCGCTCCCGCAGGGCGGAGCTTCCGGACGGGCCCCGCGCCGCCGACGTACGCGTCCGGGACGGCCGAATCGCCGAGATCGGCGGGTACGGGGCCCTCCGGGGCGCGGAGGTCCAGGACCTCGGCGAGCTGGCCCTCCTCCCCGGCCTGGTGGACACCCACGTCCACGTCAACGAGCCGGGCCGGACGGAGTGGGAGGGCTTCGCCACCGCCACCCGCGCCGCCGCGGCCGGCGGCGTCACCACCCTCGTCGACATGCCGCTCAACTCGCTCCCGCCCACCACCACCGTCGACAACCTGGCCGTCAAGCGCTCCGCCGCCCGCGGCCAGACCTTCGTCGACGTCGGCTTCTGGGGCGGGGCGATCCCCGGCAACGTCAAGGACATCGAGCCCCTCCACGAGGCCGGCGTCTTCGGCTTCAAGGGCTTCCTCGCCCCCTCCGGGGTGGACGAGTTCCCCCACCTCCCGCAGCCCGACCTGGAGGCCGCGCTCGCCGAGACGGCCAGGGTCGGCGCCCTCGCCATCATCCACGCCGAGGACCCCGCGGTCCTGGACGCCGCCCCGCAGCGGCCGGGTCCGCACTACCGCGACTTCCTGGCCTCCCGTCCGGACGACGCCGAGGCCGCCGCCGTCGCGCGGCTGCTGGACACCGCCCGGCGGACCGGCGCCCGCGTCCACATCCTCCACGTCTCCTCGGCGGCCGTGCTGCCGCTGCTGCGGCAGGCCAGGGAGGACGGGGTCGAGGTCACCGCCGAGACCTGCCCCCACTACCTCACCCTGGCCGCCGAGCGGGTCCCGGACGGCGACACCGCGTACAAGTGCTGCCCGCCGATCCGCGGCGAGGCCAACCGGGACGCCCTCTGGGCGGCGCTGGCGGCGGGCGAGTTCGCGGCGATCGTCTCCGACCACTCGCCCTCCACCCCCGAGCTGAAGCTGCTGCCGCGACTGGGCGGCAGCGGGGACTTCGCGCAGGCCTGGGGCGGGATCGCGTCCCTCCAGGTCGGGCTGCCGGCGATCTGGACCGAGGCCCGCAGGCGCGGCCACACGCTGTCCGACGTGGTGCGGTGGATGTCGAGCGGCCCGGCCGCCCTGGTCGGCCTCGCGGACCGCAAGGGCGCCCTCGCGGTGGGCCGGGACGCGGACCTGGTCGCCTTCGACCCGGACGGCGAACTCCTGGTCCAGGCCGAGGAGTTGCACCACCGCAACCCGGTCACCCCGTACGCCGGGGCGACGCTGACCGGCGTCGTCCGCGGCAGCTGGCTGCGCGGGGCGCCGATCGACACCGCCGACGGCGCCGAGCCGGCGGGCCGGCAGCTGCTGCGCTGA
- a CDS encoding FtsX-like permease family protein produces the protein MRRQPGPKARAALAELALGARLAATGGRDCLLRTVLTAVGVAVGVAVLLLAASVPTMQERRTDRIHAITDALFAEPAARPTERTVLALSVETSFRGADIRGAVVRPEGAHPVAYPGVVRYPASGRMLVSPALERLLRQPGSALLRGRLGLSGGRADRVIAGTLTEAGLTGPQDYAYVLTSTTLQATTDGAGRYDHFGSSPSRRPLSAPLLLLLLVGMVVLFAPVLVFIAVSARFGGERRDRRLAALRLAGADRAGVQRIAAGESLVGSTLGLLLGAAVFLVGRRFAGLVVVQGLSVYPSDLVPRPGLAALVAVGVPGLALAVTRFSLRRVTADPLAEVRRGGRPHGAAGERPRGLRAWAVVWRLALPVLGLALLAVAVPQADALYASRARLVLAVAAILLVVLGVAALLPWVLAAVLRVLPRGTVSWQLAVRRLQFGGGAGHRSVVGVVVLVTGALAASMLFSGISQGLVVPAGALAGVGPESVPLSRMAGADAVAQLHVPAIAAAREVRDLAARPGVSWAEAYGELDLRGPGDWYGTLVVADCPMLRGLLEIARCADGDAFVTEDPAAAPPSGSRVVVAAPEGSAVQARWTLPAAGDRVPGGTARYTAAPAAPGAGRFLIGGTRLLTPRAAAAYPALARSVGVRLFLGVDRRRADADDLVRNAVAAQDPLAETRFAGDLGTDKQFAAVTRDLLAAADTTMLLVALSMLVGLLEQLRERRRPLAVLDAFGTRRGTLALSLLWQSALPVAVGLALAAVFGLACGALLQHSAGLSSSLPWARLAVLLGSGGGVVLLVTVLTLPALGRLTRPEGLRYE, from the coding sequence TTGAGGCGGCAGCCCGGGCCGAAGGCGCGCGCCGCCCTGGCCGAACTCGCCCTGGGCGCCCGGCTCGCCGCCACCGGCGGCCGGGACTGCCTGCTGCGCACGGTCCTCACCGCGGTGGGGGTCGCGGTCGGGGTGGCGGTGCTGCTGCTCGCCGCCTCGGTGCCGACGATGCAGGAACGGCGCACCGACCGGATCCACGCCATCACGGACGCGCTCTTCGCGGAGCCGGCCGCGCGGCCCACCGAGCGCACGGTGCTGGCGCTGTCGGTCGAGACCTCCTTCCGGGGTGCGGACATCCGCGGTGCGGTGGTCCGTCCGGAGGGCGCCCACCCGGTCGCCTACCCCGGGGTGGTGCGCTACCCGGCGTCCGGACGGATGCTGGTCTCCCCGGCGCTGGAGCGGCTGCTGAGGCAGCCCGGCAGCGCGCTGCTGCGCGGGCGGCTGGGCCTGAGCGGCGGCCGGGCCGACCGGGTGATCGCCGGTACCCTCACCGAGGCCGGGCTGACCGGCCCCCAGGACTATGCCTACGTGCTGACCTCGACCACCCTCCAGGCGACGACCGACGGCGCCGGCCGCTACGACCACTTCGGCTCCTCGCCCAGCCGACGGCCGCTGAGCGCCCCACTGCTGCTGTTGCTGCTGGTCGGCATGGTGGTGCTGTTCGCGCCTGTACTGGTCTTCATCGCGGTGTCGGCGCGCTTCGGCGGGGAGCGCAGGGACCGGCGGCTGGCCGCGCTCCGGCTGGCCGGCGCCGACCGGGCCGGGGTGCAGCGCATCGCGGCCGGGGAGTCCCTGGTCGGCTCCACGCTCGGACTGCTGCTGGGGGCGGCGGTGTTCCTGGTCGGACGCCGGTTCGCCGGTCTCGTCGTCGTGCAAGGGCTCAGCGTCTACCCGTCCGATCTGGTGCCGCGGCCCGGCCTGGCCGCGTTGGTCGCCGTCGGCGTCCCGGGGCTGGCGCTGGCCGTCACCCGGTTCTCGCTGCGGCGGGTGACCGCCGATCCGCTGGCCGAGGTCCGGCGCGGCGGCCGGCCGCACGGGGCCGCGGGGGAGCGGCCGCGGGGGCTCCGGGCCTGGGCGGTGGTCTGGCGGCTCGCCCTGCCGGTGCTGGGACTGGCCCTGCTCGCCGTCGCCGTGCCCCAGGCCGACGCGCTGTATGCCAGCCGGGCCAGGCTGGTGCTGGCGGTGGCGGCGATCCTGCTGGTGGTCCTGGGTGTGGCGGCGCTGCTGCCCTGGGTGCTGGCGGCGGTGCTGAGGGTGCTGCCGAGGGGGACGGTCTCCTGGCAGCTGGCCGTGCGCAGACTGCAGTTCGGGGGCGGCGCCGGACATCGGTCGGTGGTCGGGGTGGTGGTGCTGGTCACCGGGGCGCTGGCGGCGTCCATGCTGTTCAGCGGCATCAGCCAGGGTCTGGTGGTGCCGGCCGGTGCGCTCGCGGGCGTCGGCCCGGAGTCGGTTCCGCTGTCCAGGATGGCCGGGGCGGACGCCGTGGCGCAGCTCCACGTCCCGGCCATCGCCGCTGCGCGGGAGGTCCGGGACCTCGCTGCCCGTCCGGGCGTCTCCTGGGCCGAGGCCTACGGAGAGCTGGACCTGCGCGGTCCGGGCGACTGGTACGGCACGCTGGTGGTCGCCGACTGCCCGATGCTGCGCGGGCTGCTGGAGATCGCGCGCTGCGCCGACGGGGACGCCTTCGTCACCGAGGACCCGGCCGCCGCCCCGCCCTCCGGCAGCCGGGTCGTGGTGGCCGCCCCCGAGGGCAGCGCCGTGCAGGCGCGCTGGACGCTGCCGGCGGCGGGCGACCGGGTGCCCGGCGGCACCGCCCGGTACACCGCCGCACCGGCCGCTCCCGGCGCCGGCCGGTTCCTGATCGGCGGGACGCGGCTGCTCACCCCGCGTGCGGCGGCCGCCTACCCGGCGCTGGCGCGGTCGGTCGGCGTCCGCCTCTTCCTGGGCGTGGACCGACGGCGCGCGGACGCCGACGACCTGGTGCGGAACGCCGTCGCGGCCCAGGACCCGCTGGCCGAGACCCGGTTCGCCGGCGACCTCGGCACCGACAAGCAGTTCGCCGCGGTCACCCGCGACCTGCTGGCCGCCGCCGACACCACGATGCTGCTGGTCGCGCTCAGCATGCTGGTCGGACTGCTGGAGCAACTGCGCGAACGCAGAAGGCCGTTGGCGGTGCTGGACGCCTTCGGCACCCGGCGCGGCACCCTCGCCCTCTCCCTCCTCTGGCAGAGCGCCCTGCCCGTCGCGGTGGGCCTGGCGCTGGCGGCGGTCTTCGGGCTGGCCTGCGGCGCCCTCCTCCAGCACAGCGCGGGCCTGTCGTCGAGTCTGCCCTGGGCGCGGCTGGCGGTGCTGCTCGGCTCGGGCGGCGGGGTGGTGCTGCTGGTCACCGTACTGACGCTGCCGGCGCTGGGCCGGCTCACCCGCCCGGAAGGGCTGCGCTACGAATGA
- a CDS encoding glycosyltransferase family 39 protein, producing MTLVEDGRRPAPVRLSRPAPGRRLLVLPSWLCWALPGLLTLAACLVEIGSRPVWRDEEASWAAARLPLPELWRLVQHVDFVLAPYYLLLHGWIAVFGDGPTALRLPSALAMAGAGALLGALGRRLLGSPGAGLRAGLLFAVTPTVARYGQEARPYAFAMLFALLATLLLTRRQWLGYSAALVCCGGAHAVTLTILAAHAAYVWQSGRGERRRWAAAVAAAVALLSPLLWYGHRQGGQIAWNHTTWPDAAAMPYMLFRSPAVCAAVLAGVVALLRSALRRAVPADRRPSRPETALLALWALLPPAVTLLTTDALHLFLPRYLLFTVPAWALAAAYGWGGWGGWPGGRLCGRLRGRALLGAGLVLLGLALLSRPGVVLRNDPSEPAYRPVARAVLAGYRPGDGVAYAGHRQERRAMAYWWRNTPPKARPAELPAGAGCAAQPTGPPRVWLVSTAAGGGPYRAMPACEARALRSRYRVERIERFPNVRLLLLVARGESGQP from the coding sequence ATGACCCTCGTCGAAGACGGCCGCCGGCCGGCGCCGGTCCGGCTCTCCCGGCCGGCGCCGGGCCGCCGCCTGCTCGTGCTGCCCTCGTGGCTCTGCTGGGCGCTGCCCGGGCTGCTGACACTGGCCGCCTGCCTGGTGGAGATCGGCTCGCGGCCGGTCTGGCGGGACGAGGAGGCGAGTTGGGCGGCCGCCCGACTGCCGCTGCCGGAGCTCTGGCGGCTCGTCCAGCACGTCGACTTCGTCCTCGCGCCCTACTATCTGCTGCTGCATGGCTGGATCGCGGTCTTCGGCGACGGTCCCACCGCCCTCCGCCTGCCGTCCGCGCTGGCGATGGCGGGCGCCGGGGCGCTCCTCGGCGCACTGGGGCGCCGGCTGCTCGGCAGCCCGGGGGCCGGGCTCCGCGCCGGACTGCTCTTCGCGGTCACCCCCACGGTCGCCCGCTACGGGCAGGAGGCCAGGCCGTACGCCTTCGCCATGCTCTTCGCGCTGCTTGCCACCCTGCTGCTGACGCGCCGTCAGTGGCTCGGCTACAGCGCGGCTCTGGTGTGCTGCGGTGGGGCCCACGCGGTCACCCTCACCATCCTGGCCGCGCACGCGGCGTATGTCTGGCAGAGCGGCCGTGGTGAGCGGCGGCGCTGGGCCGCCGCGGTGGCGGCCGCTGTGGCGCTGCTCTCCCCGCTGCTCTGGTACGGGCACCGGCAGGGCGGCCAGATCGCCTGGAACCACACCACCTGGCCGGACGCGGCGGCGATGCCCTATATGCTCTTCCGCTCCCCGGCGGTCTGCGCGGCGGTACTGGCCGGAGTCGTGGCCCTGCTGCGGTCGGCCCTCCGGCGCGCGGTGCCCGCGGACCGGAGGCCGAGCCGCCCGGAGACCGCACTGCTGGCGCTCTGGGCCCTGCTGCCGCCCGCGGTGACCCTGCTGACCACGGACGCACTCCACCTCTTCCTCCCGCGCTACCTCCTCTTCACCGTTCCGGCCTGGGCGCTCGCGGCTGCGTACGGGTGGGGCGGGTGGGGCGGGTGGCCCGGCGGACGGCTCTGCGGGCGGCTGCGCGGCCGGGCTCTGCTGGGCGCGGGGCTGGTCCTCCTCGGCCTGGCGCTGCTCTCCCGGCCCGGAGTGGTGCTGCGCAACGACCCCTCGGAGCCCGCCTACCGGCCGGTCGCCCGGGCGGTGCTGGCGGGATACCGGCCCGGCGACGGCGTCGCCTACGCGGGGCACCGCCAGGAGCGCCGGGCGATGGCCTACTGGTGGCGGAACACCCCGCCGAAGGCCCGTCCCGCGGAACTGCCCGCCGGTGCGGGCTGTGCCGCGCAACCGACCGGCCCTCCGCGGGTATGGCTGGTCAGCACCGCCGCCGGCGGCGGCCCGTACCGGGCGATGCCGGCCTGCGAGGCCCGTGCGCTGCGCTCCCGCTATCGGGTGGAGCGGATCGAGCGGTTCCCGAACGTACGGCTTCTCCTGCTGGTGGCGCGGGGGGAGAGCGGTCAGCCGTAG
- a CDS encoding PadR family transcriptional regulator — MSLSHVFLGLLENAPRHGYDLKRSYDSRFAHTRPLHYGQVYATLSRLLKNGLVTVDTVEPGGGPERKRYAITDAGVTDIEGWLGKPESPEPYLQSTLYTKVVLALMTGRPAVELLDVQRAEHLRQMRELTRRKADGDLAEQLVCDHALFHLEADLRWLELTAARLDELGREVAAA, encoded by the coding sequence ATGTCCTTGAGCCACGTCTTCCTCGGGCTGCTGGAGAACGCGCCCCGGCACGGGTACGACCTGAAGCGGAGCTATGACTCGCGCTTCGCCCACACCCGGCCGCTGCACTACGGGCAGGTGTACGCCACCCTGTCCCGTCTGCTGAAGAACGGGCTGGTGACCGTCGACACCGTGGAGCCCGGCGGGGGCCCGGAGCGCAAGCGGTACGCGATCACCGACGCCGGCGTCACCGACATCGAGGGCTGGCTCGGCAAGCCGGAGAGCCCCGAGCCGTACCTCCAGTCCACGCTGTACACCAAGGTCGTGCTGGCGCTGATGACCGGACGCCCCGCTGTGGAGTTGCTGGACGTCCAGCGCGCCGAGCATCTGCGCCAGATGCGCGAGCTGACCCGCCGCAAGGCCGACGGCGACCTCGCCGAGCAGTTGGTCTGCGACCACGCCCTCTTCCACCTGGAGGCCGACCTGCGCTGGCTGGAGCTGACCGCCGCCCGCCTGGACGAGCTGGGCAGGGAGGTGGCGGCCGCGTGA
- the gcl gene encoding glyoxylate carboligase, whose protein sequence is MARMTAAQAAVEILKREGVDTVFGLPGAAINPFYAAMRTNGGLRHVLARHVEGASHMAEGYTRARAGNIGVCVGTSGPAGTDMITGLYSASADSIPILCITGQAPVAKLHKEDFQAVDIPSIARPLTKMAVTVLEPAQVPGAFQQAFHLMRSGRPGPVLIDLPIDVQMAEIDFDPDTYQPLPAFKPAATRAQIDRALDLLCAAERPLIISGGGVVNADAAALLVEFAELTGVPVVPTLMGWGTIPDDHPLTAGMVGLQTHQRFANQTFLASDFVLGIGNRWANRHTGGLDTYTRGRTFVHVDIEPTQIGRVFAPDYGIASDARAALELFVAAAKERAAAGTLPDRSQWAAECRERKTDPANVRKTHFDEVPVKPQRVYEEMNRVFGPETRYVTTIGLSQIQAAQMLHVYRPRHWINAGQAGPLGWTLPAALGVATAEPEAQVVALSGDYDFQFMLEELAVGAQFNIPYVHVLVNNAYLGLIRQAQRGFDMDYCVQLSFDNINAPEVGGYGVDHVKVVEGLGGKALRVFEPEGIAPALEEARKLAAEHRVPVVVEVILERVTNVSMGTELDNVNEFEPLAADLVADAPTALA, encoded by the coding sequence ATGGCGCGAATGACCGCGGCCCAGGCGGCCGTCGAGATCCTCAAGCGCGAGGGCGTGGACACCGTCTTCGGTCTCCCCGGCGCGGCCATCAACCCCTTCTACGCGGCGATGCGCACCAACGGCGGCCTCCGGCACGTGCTGGCCCGGCACGTCGAGGGCGCCTCGCACATGGCCGAGGGCTACACCCGGGCCCGCGCCGGCAACATCGGCGTCTGCGTCGGCACCAGCGGGCCGGCCGGCACCGACATGATCACCGGGCTCTACTCGGCGAGCGCCGACTCCATCCCGATCCTCTGCATCACCGGCCAGGCCCCGGTGGCCAAGCTGCACAAGGAGGATTTCCAGGCGGTGGACATCCCCTCCATCGCCAGGCCGCTGACCAAGATGGCGGTCACCGTGCTGGAGCCGGCCCAGGTGCCGGGTGCCTTCCAGCAGGCCTTCCATCTGATGCGGTCCGGCCGGCCCGGGCCGGTGCTGATCGACCTGCCGATCGACGTCCAGATGGCCGAGATCGACTTCGACCCGGACACCTACCAGCCGCTGCCGGCCTTCAAGCCGGCGGCGACCCGGGCCCAGATCGACCGGGCGCTGGACCTCCTCTGCGCCGCCGAGCGCCCGCTGATCATCAGCGGCGGCGGGGTGGTCAACGCCGACGCGGCCGCACTGCTGGTCGAGTTCGCCGAGCTGACCGGCGTCCCGGTGGTGCCCACACTGATGGGCTGGGGCACCATCCCGGACGACCACCCGCTCACCGCCGGCATGGTCGGCCTGCAGACCCACCAGCGGTTCGCCAACCAGACCTTCCTCGCCTCCGACTTCGTGCTGGGCATCGGCAACCGCTGGGCCAACCGCCACACCGGCGGCCTGGACACCTACACCCGCGGCCGCACCTTCGTCCACGTCGACATCGAACCCACCCAGATCGGGCGGGTGTTCGCGCCGGACTACGGCATCGCCTCCGACGCCCGCGCCGCGCTGGAGCTGTTCGTGGCGGCGGCGAAGGAGCGCGCGGCGGCCGGGACACTGCCGGACCGCTCGCAGTGGGCCGCCGAGTGCCGGGAGCGCAAGACCGATCCGGCGAACGTCCGCAAGACCCACTTCGACGAGGTGCCGGTGAAGCCGCAGCGGGTCTACGAGGAGATGAACCGGGTCTTCGGACCGGAGACCCGGTACGTCACCACCATCGGCCTCTCCCAGATCCAGGCCGCGCAGATGCTCCACGTCTACCGTCCCCGGCACTGGATCAACGCCGGGCAGGCCGGGCCGCTGGGCTGGACGCTGCCGGCCGCGCTCGGTGTGGCCACCGCGGAACCCGAGGCCCAGGTGGTCGCGCTGTCGGGGGACTACGACTTCCAGTTCATGCTGGAAGAGCTGGCGGTGGGGGCGCAGTTCAACATCCCCTACGTCCACGTGCTGGTGAACAACGCCTACCTGGGGCTGATCCGGCAGGCGCAGCGCGGCTTCGACATGGACTACTGCGTCCAGCTCTCCTTCGACAACATCAACGCCCCGGAGGTCGGCGGCTACGGTGTCGACCACGTCAAGGTCGTCGAGGGACTGGGCGGGAAGGCGCTGCGGGTCTTCGAGCCGGAGGGGATCGCCCCGGCGCTGGAGGAGGCCAGGAAGCTGGCCGCCGAGCACCGGGTCCCGGTCGTCGTCGAGGTGATCCTGGAGCGGGTCACCAACGTCTCGATGGGCACCGAACTCGACAACGTCAACGAGTTCGAGCCCCTCGCGGCGGATCTGGTGGCCGACGCCCCGACGGCGCTGGCCTAG
- a CDS encoding ABC transporter ATP-binding protein yields the protein MTALLEGLGLAKDFGGTPALRDASLRLAAGEIVALLGPSGSGKSTLLHCLAGIIAPDAGTVRYKGRDLAEYSDSGRSALRRGEFGFLYQFGQLVPELSCLENVALPLRLSGIRRREAERAATDWLERFGVGELARKRPGEISGGQGQRVGLARALVTGPRVVFADEPTGALDSLAGEQVMRLLTETARAGGAAVLLVTHEPRVAAYGDREVVVRDGRTTSRAGAVTL from the coding sequence GTGACCGCCCTCCTCGAAGGCCTGGGCCTGGCCAAGGACTTCGGCGGCACCCCCGCCCTGCGCGACGCCTCGCTCCGGCTCGCGGCCGGGGAGATCGTGGCCCTGCTGGGCCCGTCCGGCTCCGGGAAGTCCACCCTGCTGCACTGCCTGGCGGGGATCATCGCCCCGGACGCGGGCACCGTCCGCTACAAGGGCCGCGACCTCGCCGAGTACAGCGACTCCGGCCGCAGCGCGCTGCGCCGCGGGGAGTTCGGCTTCCTCTACCAGTTCGGCCAGCTGGTGCCCGAGCTGTCCTGCCTGGAGAACGTCGCGCTGCCGCTGCGGCTCTCCGGGATCCGCCGGCGCGAGGCGGAGCGGGCGGCCACGGACTGGCTGGAGCGGTTCGGCGTCGGCGAGTTGGCGCGGAAGCGGCCGGGGGAGATATCCGGTGGCCAGGGCCAGCGGGTCGGCCTGGCCCGGGCGCTGGTCACCGGACCCCGGGTGGTCTTCGCGGACGAGCCGACCGGCGCGTTGGACTCGCTCGCCGGGGAGCAGGTGATGCGCCTGCTCACCGAGACCGCGCGGGCCGGCGGCGCGGCGGTCCTCCTGGTCACCCATGAGCCCCGGGTGGCGGCCTACGGCGACCGCGAGGTGGTCGTCCGGGACGGGCGCACCACCTCCCGGGCCGGGGCGGTGACCCTTTGA